A window of the Limanda limanda chromosome 8, fLimLim1.1, whole genome shotgun sequence genome harbors these coding sequences:
- the LOC133008915 gene encoding fibroblast growth factor receptor substrate 2-like produces the protein MGSCLSCPEKESVPDTHQSKFKVINVDDDGNELGSGVMELTDAELVLHTHRRDDVRWPYLCLRRYGYDSNLFSFESGRRCQTGQGIFAFKCSRAEEIFNMLQEVMHSHSISVVEEAVLETNHQGVLTPAAQGYSVPTVPNGVTRTPSVGEAPSHPSTRHPSVASTRLPSVGEDSTHPLLVTEEAVHTYVNTTGLLDDQPSPLTVPTPLESPTSPQSQCPPTPPPPPRARSDPPAPPPPPEPQVLLEPQGVRFVLGPTPVQRQLMEKEKRQQEQQEAPGPGETNGHREVPAEPEPAPLPANSSSFSNPSTAPRRHRPPPLTPDPQNVNNSAQRRTALLDYENLPALPPVWEARKPSTEEENGCGGLKTPSLNGYNHHPHHSLLHHSYSHPLSATLESSHNYVNTENVTAPLSAHRPDTARRRTEGPSIFNFDFRRHAEPPKTLNYIEVEMDGSSGNKGASDGSNPHTPRTPTSPLPPTTPTRRTELYALIDIERTAAMSNLQKARPRDDGTSRKTRHNSTELPTKNTA, from the exons ATGGGTAGCTGTTTAAGCTGTCCAGAGAAAGAGTCAGTTCCAGATACTCATCAGAGTAAATTCAAG GTGATCAACGTGGACGACGATGGGAACGAGCTGGGCTCGGGTGTGATGGAGCTGACCGATGCAGAGCTTGTCCTCCACACCCATCGCCGTGACGACGTCAGGTGGCCTTACCTCTGCTTACGGCGCTATGGCTACGACTCCAATCTCTTCTCGTTTGAGAGCGGCCGGCGCTGCCAGACGGGACAAG gtatTTTTGCGTTCAAATGTTCTCGAGCTGAAGAGATCTTCAACATGCTGCAGGAGGTGATGCACAGTCACAGCATCAgtgtggtggaggaggcagtACTGGAGaccaaccaccagggggtgctCACTCCTGCAG ctCAGGGTTACTCTGTGCCCACGGTGCCTAACGGTGTGACCAGGACTCCCTCTGTGGGGGAGGCGCCGTCTCACCCCTCCACCCGCCACCCGTCTGTGGCCAGCACCCGTCTGCCGTCGGTGGGGGAGGACTCCACACACCCCCTGCTGGTGACTGAGGAGGCG gttCACACATACGTCAACACCACCGGTCTCCTTGACGACCAGCCCAGTCCACTGACTGTCCCCACCCCTCTGGAAAGCCCCACCTCTCCCCAGTCCcagtgcccccccacccccccgcctccccctcGGGCCCGCAGCGACCCTccggccccgccccctccgccGGAGCCCCAGGTGCTGCTGGAGCCGCAGGGCGTGCGCTTCGTGCTAGGCCCCACCCCCGTGCAGAGGCAGctgatggagaaggagaagcggcagcaggagcagcaggaggcgccGGGGCCCGGAGAGACTAACGGCCACAGGGAGGTCCCTGCTGAGCCGGAGCCCGCCCCTCTGCCCGCCAacagctcctccttctccaatCCATCAACAGCTCCTCGCCGCCACCGCccgccccccctcacccccGACCCGCAGAATGTCAACAACTCGGCCCAGCGACGCACCGCCCTCCTGGACTACGAGAACCTGCCGGCGCTGCCCCCGGTCTGGGAGGCGAGGAAACCcagcacggaggaggagaatggCTGCGGCGGTCTCAAGACGCCGTCGCTCAACGGCTACAACCACCACCCGCACCACAGCTTGCTGCACCACTCCTACTCCCACCCCCTGTCCGCCACCCTGGAGTCCTCACACAACTACGTCAACACAGAGAACGTCACGGCGCCGCTCAGCGCCCACCGGCCGGACACGGCCCGGCGCCGCACCGAAGGACCTTCTATCTTCAACTTTGACTTCCGGCGTCACGCGGAGCCGCCAAAAACCCTCAACTACATCGAGGTGGAGATGGACGGCAGCAGCGGCAACAAAGGCGCCTCGGATGGCAGCAACCCCCACACGCCACGCACCCCCACCTCCCCGCTGCCCCCCACCACACCCACCCGCCGCACCGAACTCTACGCCCTCATCGACATCGAGCGCACCGCCGCCATGTCCAACCTGCAGAAAGCCCGGCCGCGAGACGACGGCACGTCACGCAAGACGAGACACAACAGCACGGAGCTGCCGACCAAGAACACGGCGTGA